In Eschrichtius robustus isolate mEscRob2 chromosome 11, mEscRob2.pri, whole genome shotgun sequence, the following proteins share a genomic window:
- the POGLUT3 gene encoding protein O-glucosyltransferase 3 isoform X3, with protein MRYRMYETVSEGLKIEVLYGDEHVAQSPYILKGPVYHEYCECPEEDPQTWQKTLSCPAKEPQIAKDFASFPSINLQQMLNEVPGRFGDERGAIVHYTILSNLIYRRSLGKYTDFKMFSDEILLSLARKVLLPDLEFYVNLGDWPLEHRKVNETPGPLPIISWCGSLDSRDVILPTYDITHSTLEAMRGVTNDLLSIQGNTGPSWINKTEKAFFRGRDSREERLQLVQLSKDNPQLLDAGITGYFFFQEKEKELGKAKLIGFFDFFKYKYQVNVDGTVAAYRYPYLMLGDSLVLKQDSPYYEHFYMALKPWKHYVPIKRNLSDLLEKVEWAKENDEEAKKIAKEGQLTARDLLQPHRLYCYYYRVLQKYAERQTSKPEIRDGMELVPQPDDSASICQCHRKRPLREEL; from the exons ATGCGATACAGGATGTATGAAACTGTCAGTGAAGGGCTGAAGATAGAGGTCCTTTATGGTGATGAACATGTCGCTCAGTCTCCCTATATTTTGAAAG GACCAGTGTACCATGAGTACTGTGAGTGTCCAGAAGAGGATCCTCAGACCTGGCAGAAAACTCTGTCTTGTCCAGCCAAGGAACCACAGATTGCAAAAGATTTTGCTTCTTTCCCCAGCATCAATCTCCAGCAGATGCTAAACGAAGTTCCAGGAAGGTTTGGGGATGAGAGGGGTGCTATTGTTCATTACACGATTCTCAGTAACCTCATCTACCGGAGATCTTTAGGGAAATACACAGACTTCAAAATGTTCTCAGATGAGATTTTGCTGTCACTGGCAAGAAAG gtCCTTCTCCCAGATTTAGAATTTTATGTTAATCTTGGAGATTGGCCCTTGGAGCATCGAAAAGTCAATGAAACCCCTGGCCCTTTACCTATCATTTCATGGTGTGGCTCTCTGGATTCACGAGATGTTATCCTTCCAACATATGACATCACCCACTCCACACTTGAAGCTATGAGGGGTGTTACAAATGATCTCCTCTCTATTCAGGGAAATACAG GACCTTCCTGGATCAATAAAACAGAGAAAGCTTTCTTTAGAGGTAGAGATAGCCGAGAGGAGAGGCTCCAGTTGGTGCAGCTGTCCAAAGATAATCCACAGCTACTAGATGCAGGAATTACAGGATATTTCTtcttccaagaaaaagaaaaggagcttGGAAAAGCTAAATTGATAGGTTTCTTTGACTTCTTTAAG TACAAGTATCAAGTGAATGTGGACGGGACTGTGGCTGCTTATAGATATCCATACCTCATGCTTGGTGACAGTTTGGTTCTGAAGCAGGACTCACCATATTATGAACATTTCTATATGGCACTAAAGCCTTGGAAACATTATGTTCCAATTAAAAGAAATCTTAGTGATCTACTAGAGAAAGTTGAATGGGCCAAG gAAAATGATGAAGAAGCCAAGAAGATTGCAAAAGAAGGGCAGTTGACTGCTAGGGATCTGCTACAGCCACACAGGCTTTACTGCTACTATTACAGAGTACTACAG AAATACGCTGAGCGCCAGACCAGCAAACCCGAAATACGTGATGGAATGGAACTTGTTCCTCAGCCAGATGACAGTGCATCTATCTGCCAGTGCCACAGGAAAAGGCCTTTAAGAGAAGAGCTTTAA
- the POGLUT3 gene encoding protein O-glucosyltransferase 3 isoform X1 produces the protein MRRLPLVPLQLALLVAAGAPEAPVSAPRSLVWGPGLRAGVVLPVRYFYLQAVNSEGQNLTRSPPGQTLFKVVIKSLSPKELVRIHVPKPLDRNDGTFLMRYRMYETVSEGLKIEVLYGDEHVAQSPYILKGPVYHEYCECPEEDPQTWQKTLSCPAKEPQIAKDFASFPSINLQQMLNEVPGRFGDERGAIVHYTILSNLIYRRSLGKYTDFKMFSDEILLSLARKVLLPDLEFYVNLGDWPLEHRKVNETPGPLPIISWCGSLDSRDVILPTYDITHSTLEAMRGVTNDLLSIQGNTGPSWINKTEKAFFRGRDSREERLQLVQLSKDNPQLLDAGITGYFFFQEKEKELGKAKLIGFFDFFKYKYQVNVDGTVAAYRYPYLMLGDSLVLKQDSPYYEHFYMALKPWKHYVPIKRNLSDLLEKVEWAKENDEEAKKIAKEGQLTARDLLQPHRLYCYYYRVLQKYAERQTSKPEIRDGMELVPQPDDSASICQCHRKRPLREEL, from the exons ATGCGCCGCCTCCCGCTGGTTCCGCTGCAGCTCGCCCTGCTCGTGGCCGCGGGGGCCCCCGAGGCTCCGGTCAGCGCGCCGCGGAGCCTGGTGTGGGGGCCCGGGCTGCGGGCGGGCGTCGTTTTGCCCGTCCGCTATTTCTACCTGCAGGCCGTCAACTCGGAGGGCCAAAACCTCACTCGCTCGCCCCCAG gccaAACACTATTTAAAGTAGTAATCAAATCTCTCTCACCTAAAGAGTTAGTTCGGATTCACGTCCCTAAACCTTTGGACAGGAATGATGGGACATTTTTGATGCGATACAGGATGTATGAAACTGTCAGTGAAGGGCTGAAGATAGAGGTCCTTTATGGTGATGAACATGTCGCTCAGTCTCCCTATATTTTGAAAG GACCAGTGTACCATGAGTACTGTGAGTGTCCAGAAGAGGATCCTCAGACCTGGCAGAAAACTCTGTCTTGTCCAGCCAAGGAACCACAGATTGCAAAAGATTTTGCTTCTTTCCCCAGCATCAATCTCCAGCAGATGCTAAACGAAGTTCCAGGAAGGTTTGGGGATGAGAGGGGTGCTATTGTTCATTACACGATTCTCAGTAACCTCATCTACCGGAGATCTTTAGGGAAATACACAGACTTCAAAATGTTCTCAGATGAGATTTTGCTGTCACTGGCAAGAAAG gtCCTTCTCCCAGATTTAGAATTTTATGTTAATCTTGGAGATTGGCCCTTGGAGCATCGAAAAGTCAATGAAACCCCTGGCCCTTTACCTATCATTTCATGGTGTGGCTCTCTGGATTCACGAGATGTTATCCTTCCAACATATGACATCACCCACTCCACACTTGAAGCTATGAGGGGTGTTACAAATGATCTCCTCTCTATTCAGGGAAATACAG GACCTTCCTGGATCAATAAAACAGAGAAAGCTTTCTTTAGAGGTAGAGATAGCCGAGAGGAGAGGCTCCAGTTGGTGCAGCTGTCCAAAGATAATCCACAGCTACTAGATGCAGGAATTACAGGATATTTCTtcttccaagaaaaagaaaaggagcttGGAAAAGCTAAATTGATAGGTTTCTTTGACTTCTTTAAG TACAAGTATCAAGTGAATGTGGACGGGACTGTGGCTGCTTATAGATATCCATACCTCATGCTTGGTGACAGTTTGGTTCTGAAGCAGGACTCACCATATTATGAACATTTCTATATGGCACTAAAGCCTTGGAAACATTATGTTCCAATTAAAAGAAATCTTAGTGATCTACTAGAGAAAGTTGAATGGGCCAAG gAAAATGATGAAGAAGCCAAGAAGATTGCAAAAGAAGGGCAGTTGACTGCTAGGGATCTGCTACAGCCACACAGGCTTTACTGCTACTATTACAGAGTACTACAG AAATACGCTGAGCGCCAGACCAGCAAACCCGAAATACGTGATGGAATGGAACTTGTTCCTCAGCCAGATGACAGTGCATCTATCTGCCAGTGCCACAGGAAAAGGCCTTTAAGAGAAGAGCTTTAA
- the POGLUT3 gene encoding protein O-glucosyltransferase 3 isoform X2: MQCQTLFKVVIKSLSPKELVRIHVPKPLDRNDGTFLMRYRMYETVSEGLKIEVLYGDEHVAQSPYILKGPVYHEYCECPEEDPQTWQKTLSCPAKEPQIAKDFASFPSINLQQMLNEVPGRFGDERGAIVHYTILSNLIYRRSLGKYTDFKMFSDEILLSLARKVLLPDLEFYVNLGDWPLEHRKVNETPGPLPIISWCGSLDSRDVILPTYDITHSTLEAMRGVTNDLLSIQGNTGPSWINKTEKAFFRGRDSREERLQLVQLSKDNPQLLDAGITGYFFFQEKEKELGKAKLIGFFDFFKYKYQVNVDGTVAAYRYPYLMLGDSLVLKQDSPYYEHFYMALKPWKHYVPIKRNLSDLLEKVEWAKENDEEAKKIAKEGQLTARDLLQPHRLYCYYYRVLQKYAERQTSKPEIRDGMELVPQPDDSASICQCHRKRPLREEL, translated from the exons ATGCAGT gccaAACACTATTTAAAGTAGTAATCAAATCTCTCTCACCTAAAGAGTTAGTTCGGATTCACGTCCCTAAACCTTTGGACAGGAATGATGGGACATTTTTGATGCGATACAGGATGTATGAAACTGTCAGTGAAGGGCTGAAGATAGAGGTCCTTTATGGTGATGAACATGTCGCTCAGTCTCCCTATATTTTGAAAG GACCAGTGTACCATGAGTACTGTGAGTGTCCAGAAGAGGATCCTCAGACCTGGCAGAAAACTCTGTCTTGTCCAGCCAAGGAACCACAGATTGCAAAAGATTTTGCTTCTTTCCCCAGCATCAATCTCCAGCAGATGCTAAACGAAGTTCCAGGAAGGTTTGGGGATGAGAGGGGTGCTATTGTTCATTACACGATTCTCAGTAACCTCATCTACCGGAGATCTTTAGGGAAATACACAGACTTCAAAATGTTCTCAGATGAGATTTTGCTGTCACTGGCAAGAAAG gtCCTTCTCCCAGATTTAGAATTTTATGTTAATCTTGGAGATTGGCCCTTGGAGCATCGAAAAGTCAATGAAACCCCTGGCCCTTTACCTATCATTTCATGGTGTGGCTCTCTGGATTCACGAGATGTTATCCTTCCAACATATGACATCACCCACTCCACACTTGAAGCTATGAGGGGTGTTACAAATGATCTCCTCTCTATTCAGGGAAATACAG GACCTTCCTGGATCAATAAAACAGAGAAAGCTTTCTTTAGAGGTAGAGATAGCCGAGAGGAGAGGCTCCAGTTGGTGCAGCTGTCCAAAGATAATCCACAGCTACTAGATGCAGGAATTACAGGATATTTCTtcttccaagaaaaagaaaaggagcttGGAAAAGCTAAATTGATAGGTTTCTTTGACTTCTTTAAG TACAAGTATCAAGTGAATGTGGACGGGACTGTGGCTGCTTATAGATATCCATACCTCATGCTTGGTGACAGTTTGGTTCTGAAGCAGGACTCACCATATTATGAACATTTCTATATGGCACTAAAGCCTTGGAAACATTATGTTCCAATTAAAAGAAATCTTAGTGATCTACTAGAGAAAGTTGAATGGGCCAAG gAAAATGATGAAGAAGCCAAGAAGATTGCAAAAGAAGGGCAGTTGACTGCTAGGGATCTGCTACAGCCACACAGGCTTTACTGCTACTATTACAGAGTACTACAG AAATACGCTGAGCGCCAGACCAGCAAACCCGAAATACGTGATGGAATGGAACTTGTTCCTCAGCCAGATGACAGTGCATCTATCTGCCAGTGCCACAGGAAAAGGCCTTTAAGAGAAGAGCTTTAA